GACAACGGCTCGACCGACGGAACCGCCGCGCTCGTGAGGACGGACTTCCCGGCCGTCCGGCTGCTGCCGGCGGGACGCAACCTCGGCTTCGCCCCCGGTGTCCGCTTCGGTGCCCAGGAGTGCCGCGGCGAGACCCTCGTCCTCCTCAACAACGACACGAAAGTCGAGAAGGGGTGGCTCTCGGCGCTCGTCTCGGCGCTCGACGGCGCCCCGGCCGACGTGGCCGCCGTCACCGGGCGGATCGTCAGCTGGGACGGCACGAAGGTCGACTACCGCGACACGCTCCTCACCTTCGACGGTCACGCGTTCCAGAAGGACTTCGGCCGGCCGGTCGCGGACGTGCGCGACGACCCGCCGGGCGCGCCGCGCCTCGCCCCGTGCGGCGGGAACATGGCGATGAGGAAGGAGACGTTCCTCGCGCACGGGGGCTTCGACGACGACTTCTTCGCCTACCTCGAGGACGTCGACCTCGGCCTGCGCCTCGCGTCCCGCGGCCTCGGGACGGCCTACGAGCCCCGCGCCGTCGTCCGCCACCGGTCGGGCGCCACCGGCGAGGCCCTCGGCATCTTCAACCGCGGCTTCCTGATCGAGAAGAACGCCTTCGCGACGTTCTTCAAGAACGTCGACGACGAGCTGCGGACCGCGCTCCTCCCGGCCGTCCTCCTGACGTTCCTCCACCGGACCGAGCGGATCCTCCGCGAGACGGCCCCCGGCGGCGGCGCCCTCACGATCGACCCTTACCGGGACGGCAGGGCCCGGCGGGCGCGCCGTTGCGCCCCGGGGCCTCCGGCGCCGGGCCGTCCACGCCGTCGCGCGCCTCCTGGGGGTCGCCGTGCCCGAGAGCGGCCCGGACCTCGCCGGCGAGCACGCGCTGTCGAGTCTCAGGGCCCTCCACCGGATCGCCGTCGACCTCCCCCGGCTCGAGGAGAAGCGGCGGGAGAACGAGCGCCTTCGCACCGTCCCGACGCGCGCGATCTTCGAGCGGTTCCGTCCGGCGATCGTCCCGACCTACCCGGGCGACGAGGAGCTCTTCTCCTCCGACGCCTTCACGTCCCTCCTCCCGCCCGGCCTCGATCTCCCGTGCCTCACCCTCGCGGACGTCATGGCCTGGCCGGCCCGCTGAGAGCAGGCGTCCCCTAAGATCCGGTTTGCCCACGATGAGCACCCCCGCACTCGCCTTCCAGGGAATCTCGAAGGTCTACCGCGTCTACACCCGCCCCGCCGACCGGCTGATCGAAGCCATCAC
The Holophagales bacterium genome window above contains:
- a CDS encoding glycosyltransferase family 2 protein — protein: MSVPAVSIVVLTHDGRDHLATCLASLAQDGWPSGDVEVVVVDNGSTDGTAALVRTDFPAVRLLPAGRNLGFAPGVRFGAQECRGETLVLLNNDTKVEKGWLSALVSALDGAPADVAAVTGRIVSWDGTKVDYRDTLLTFDGHAFQKDFGRPVADVRDDPPGAPRLAPCGGNMAMRKETFLAHGGFDDDFFAYLEDVDLGLRLASRGLGTAYEPRAVVRHRSGATGEALGIFNRGFLIEKNAFATFFKNVDDELRTALLPAVLLTFLHRTERILRETAPGGGALTIDPYRDGRARRARRCAPGPPAPGRPRRRAPPGGRRARERPGPRRRARAVESQGPPPDRRRPPPARGEAAGERAPSHRPDARDLRAVPSGDRPDLPGRRGALLLRRLHVPPPARPRSPVPHPRGRHGLAGPLRAGVP